A single window of Aphidius gifuensis isolate YNYX2018 linkage group LG1, ASM1490517v1, whole genome shotgun sequence DNA harbors:
- the LOC122860798 gene encoding chitooligosaccharidolytic beta-N-acetylglucosaminidase-like, producing the protein MRSQQDDIKSLSSRQIGIRSTAVLIIILIIMFYIFIFFLLSQQSIAEQHDEYFLPWHYTCVGGLCKKAEITPDIKEPLSLDVCQLFCGVGGALWPAPTGHVSLGDYVAHLDPEKINLHGIETKSSVGNLLTKNINLLKSNIKKIGGDAARAGGFGLAINILGLTNPNDVRMTLQTKEDYILQIFQPDVDVINATITSESYFGVRNGLETLSQLIVFDELYNKIQIVRDAHIEDSPVYPYRGILLDTSRNFVDKATILRTIEGMGMSKLNTFHWHITDSHSFPYVSKTLPKMSKYGAYTQKKIYSPDDIKEIVEFGLVHGVRVLPEFDAPAHVGEGWQWVGDNATVCFKAEPWNKYCVEPPCGQLNPASEKVYEILEGIYGDMVEDFKPDIFHMGGDEVNINCWNSSSVVTDWMTGVQGWGLKEENFIDLWTMFQERAYQILKKSNGEKDLPVVLWTSGLTSENNLKHLDPEKYIIQIWTTGIDKTIGRLAKGNYKMIFSNYDAWYLDCGLSAWVGEGTNWCSPYKGWQKIYKNSPLQLLKKQGHESKKHLILGGEAALWSEQVDSTSVDSRLWPRAAAMAERLWGEPESSWIHAEQRMLRHRERLVSRGILADSLEPEWCLQNQGHCYA; encoded by the exons ATGAGGAGTCAACAAGATGATATAAAATCATTGTCATCGCGTCAAATTGGAATCAGATCCACTGCTGTGttgatcattattttaatcataatgttttatatttttatattttttttactatcacaACAATCTATTGCCGAACAACATGATGAATATTT tttACCATGGCATTACACTTGCGTTGGTGGTCTTTGTAAAAAAGCTGAAATAACACCAGATATTAAAGAACCATTGTCATTGGAtgtttgtcaattattttgtGGTGTTGGTGGTGCACTGTGGCCAGCACCAACTGGTCATGTATCTCTTGGTGATTATGTGGCTCATTTGGAtccagaaaaaattaatttacatggaATTGAGACAAAATCATCTGTTGgaaatttattgacaaaaaatattaatcttttaaaatcaaatattaaaaaaattggtggTGATGCAGCTCGAGCTGGTGGCTTTGGTCttgcaattaatattttgggATTGACAAATCCAAATGATGTTAGAATGACTCTTCAAACAAAAGAAGATTATATACTACAAATTTTTCAACCTGATGTTGATGTG ataaatgcAACAATAACATCTGAAAGTTACTTTGGTGTTCGTAATGGTCTTGAAACATTGTCACAGCTTATTGTATTTGATGAactgtataataaaattcaaatagttAGAGATGCCCATATTGAAGATTCTCCAGTATATCCATATCGAGGAATTCTTCTTGATACGTCAAGAAATTTCGTAGACAAAGCAACGATACTACGTACTATTGAAGGAATGGGTATGTCCAAGTTGAATACCTTCCACTGGCATATTACAGACTCACACAGTTTTCCTTATGTCAGTAAAACACTGCCAAAAATGTCAAAGTATGGAGCTTACactcagaaaaaaatttattcacctGATGATATCAAggaaattgttgaatttggtCTTGTTCATGGTGTAAGAGTCCTTCCAGAGTTTGATGCACCAGCTCATGTTGGTGAAGGCTGGCAGTGGGTTGGTGACAATGCAACTGTTTGCTTTAAAGCTGAACCTTGGAATAAATATTGTGTTGAACCACCATGTGGACAATTAAATCCAGCATCAGAAAaagtttatgaaattttagaaGGAATTTATGGTGATATGGTTGAAGATTTTAAGCCAGATATATTTCACATGGGTGGTGATGAAGTCAATATAAACTGTTGGAATTCATCAAGTGTTGTAACTGATTGGATGACTGGTGTACAGGGCTGGGGTTTAAAAgaggaaaattttattgatcttTGGACAATGTTTCAAGAAAGAgcatatcaaatattaaaaaaatcaaatggtgAAAAAGATCTTCCAGTTGTACTGTGGACAAGTGGACTAacaagtgaaaataatttaaaacatttagatccagaaaaatatattatacaaatttGGACTACTggtattgataaaacaattggAAGACTTGCTAagggaaattataaaatgattttctCAAATTATGATGCATGGTATCTTGATTGTGG attGAGTGCTTGGGTGGGTGAAGGAACAAATTGGTGTTCACCATACAAAGGTTggcaaaaaatatacaaaaattcacCACTGCAATTGCTCAAGAAACAAGGTCATGAATCCAAAAAGCACCTGATCCTTG gtGGTGAGGCTGCATTGTGGTCAGAGCAGGTAGACAGTACTTCAGTTGATTCAAGACTCTGGCCAAGAGCAGCAGCAATGGCTGAAAGACTCTGGGGTGAACCAGAATCCAGTTGGATTCATGCTGAACAAAGAATGCTTAGACATCGTGAACGTCTAGTCAGTCGAGGTATTCTTGCAGACAGCTTGGAACCAGAGTGGTGCTTACAAAATCAAGGCCACTGTTATGCCTAA
- the LOC122860799 gene encoding secretin receptor-like isoform X1, with amino-acid sequence MNEEDIDVFIKNQKDLCNFVLTQHVLNVSNYCSSSFDGLLCWPITKKGMLATQQCPPKFVMGYKNSGNPLATKQCMPTGKWYENHESVKWSNYSLCKPPSGFYVTAITNIEIHHSEYENIYNSSILHKWVPIIKNVANVGYTSSLCTLIIAMIIFSLLRKLRNPRNRLHMHMFGSFIMRASMSILKNWLFIDGVGMSWDMVIVDDQTTFIKEKINWFCKVITSLWQYSIVANYAWILMEGLYLHNLIFLSFCGEKTDINYYIFSGWIFPAIVVSCWITVRIFFEDTFCWTTHDNPTLFYIIRIPIMLSIVFNFFLFINIVRVLFIKMKTSVHLQRKKMQYKKWAKSTLVLVPLFGAHYTILLGLSYHEDRRIELIWLFCDQLFASFQGCFVAFLYCLLNSEVRDEIKRAWRAKKSRHDSMNLTNRYITGNRPIRPINVSVF; translated from the exons atgaacgAAGAAGATATTGAtgtctttataaaaaatcaaaaagacttgtgcaattttgttttaactCAAC atgttTTAAATGTTTCTAATTATTGTTCATCGTCATTTGATGGACTTCTATGTTGGCCAATAACTAAAAAAGGAATGTTAGCAACACAACAATGTCCACCAAAATTTGTGATGGGTTATAAAAATTCTGGTAATCCATTGGCGACAAAACAATGCATGCCAACTGGTAAATGGTATGAAAATCATGAATCAGTTAAATGGAGTAATTATAGTCTTTGTAAACCACCGTCTGGATTTTATGTTACCGCTATTACAAATATTGAAATCCATCATTCTGAATATGAGAATATTTacaattcatcaattttacat AAATGGGtaccaattataaaaaatgttgcAAATGTTGGTTACACATCGTCACTTTGTACATTAATAATAGcaatgattatattttcattactaCGAAAACTTCGTAATCCACGTAATCGCTTACACATGCATATGTTTGGATCATTTATAATGCGTGCATCAatgtcaatattaaaaaattggctATTCATTGATGGTGTTGGTATGTCCTGGGACATGGTTATTGTCGATGATCAAACAActtttatcaaagaaaaaata aaTTGGTTTTGCAAAGTAATAACGAGTCTTTGGCAATATTCAATTGTCGCAAACTATGCTTGGATATTGATGGAAGGATTGTATCTTcataatcttatttttttatcattttgtggTGAAAAAACtgatatcaattattatattttttcgggTTGGATATTCCCGGCAATTGTTGTTTCATGTTGGATCACtgttagaattttttttgaagatacATTTTGCTGGACTACTCATGATAATCCTACACTTTTTTACATCATTCGTATACCAATTATGCTGTCAATTGTG tttaatttttttctttttatcaatattgtgAGGGtcctttttattaaaatgaaaacatCCGTTCATCTCCAgcgaaaaaaaatgcaatacaa AAAATGGGCTAAATCAACTCTCGTTTTGGTTCCTCTTTTTGGTGCTCATTATACAATTCTTCTGGGTCTTTCGTATCATGAAGATCGTCGGATTGAATTAATTTGGCTTTTTTGTGATCAACTATTTGCATCGTTtcag gGATGTTTTGTGGCTTTCTTGTACTGTTTATTGAACAGTGAAGTTCgtgatgaaattaaaagagCCTGGAGAGCAAAAAAATCACGTCATGATTCAATGAATTTAACGAATCGTTATATCACCGGAAATCGACCAATTAGACCCATCAATGTAtcagtattttaa
- the LOC122860799 gene encoding secretin receptor-like isoform X2 — translation MNEEDIDVFIKNQKDLCNFVLTQHVLNVSNYCSSSFDGLLCWPITKKGMLATQQCPPKFVMGYKNSGNPLATKQCMPTGKWYENHESVKWSNYSLCKPPSGFYVTAITNIEIHHSEYENIYNSSILHKWVPIIRIVANVGYTSSLCTLIIAMIIFSLLQKLRKPRNRLHMHMFGSFIMRASMSILKNWLFIDGVGMSWDFVVVDDQKFFNKGKMNWFCKVITSLWQYSIVANYAWILMEGLYLHNLIFLSFCGEKSDINYYIFSGWIFPAIVVSCWITVRIFFEDTFCWTTHDNPTLSYIIQIPIMLSTVINFFLFINLVRVLLIKMKISNHLQRKKMQYKQWARSTLILIPLFGAHYTIVMGLSYSEDPRIELIWIFWDQLFSSFQGCFVACLYCLLNSEVRDEIKRAWQVKKLRHDSMKLSSRNRTRSKHSSSSSSSLP, via the exons atgaacgAAGAAGATATTGAtgtctttataaaaaatcaaaaagacttgtgcaattttgttttaactCAAC atgttTTAAATGTTTCTAATTATTGTTCATCGTCATTTGATGGACTTCTATGTTGGCCAATAACTAAAAAAGGAATGTTAGCAACACAACAATGTCCACCAAAATTTGTGATGGGTTATAAAAATTCTGGTAATCCATTGGCGACAAAACAATGCATGCCAACTGGTAAATGGTATGAAAATCATGAATCAGTTAAATGGAGTAATTATAGTCTTTGTAAACCACCGTCTGGATTTTATGTTACCGCTATTACAAATATTGAAATCCATCATTCTGAATATGAGAATATTTacaattcatcaattttacat AAATGGGTACCAATTATAAGAATTGTTGCAAATGTTGGTTACACATCATCACTTTGTACATTGATAATAGcaatgattatattttcattactaCAAAAACTTCGTAAACCACGTAATCGTTTACACATGCATATGTTTGGATCATTTATAATGCGTGCATCAatgtcaatattaaaaaattggctATTTATTGATGGTGTTGGTATGTCTTGGGATTTTGTTGTTGTCGATGATCAAAAATTCTTTAACAAAGGAAAAatg aaTTGGTTTTGCAAGGTAATAACGAGTCTTTGGCAATATTCAATTGTCGCAAATTATGCTTGGATATTGATGGAAGGATTGTATCTTcataatcttatttttttatcattttgtggTGAAAAAtctgatattaattattatattttttcgggTTGGATATTCCCAGCAATTGTTGTTTCATGTTGGATCACtgttagaattttttttgaagatacATTTTGCTGGACAACTCATGATAATCCTACACTTTCTTACATCATTCAGATACCAATTATGCTGTCAACTGTG attaatttttttcttttcattaatCTCGTGAGGGTCCTTttgattaaaatgaaaatatccaATCATCtccaacgaaaaaaaatgcaatacaa aCAATGGGCTAGATCAACTCTAATTCTAATTCCACTTTTTGGTGCTCATTATACAATTGTTATGGGTCTGTCGTATTCAGAAGATCCTcgtattgaattaatttggaTTTTTTGGGATCaactattttcatcatttcaa GGATGTTTTGTGGCTTGCTTGTATTGTCTACTAAACAGTGAAGTTCgtgatgaaattaaaagagCCTGGCAAGTCAAAAAATTACGTCATGATTCAATGAAATTATCAAGTCGTAATCGTACAAGGAGTAAACATAGTAGTTCCAGCAGTTCATCATTACCATAA
- the LOC122860797 gene encoding chitooligosaccharidolytic beta-N-acetylglucosaminidase-like has product MNRIRARSTGNIIFACIGIAGIIIIFRLLSVQVDADHSESSELLEYNSPWHYECINGFCSKTEKTLSTKNPVSLDVCQLFCGDGGTLWPKPTGLVSLGEYVAHIDPDKIILHGIDGGSSAGKLIEKNIDILKQHIKKIGNNPIKIGGLGLTISIVGLIDPDNVKITLETKESYSLKITRENKKMISVAIEAESYFGIRNGFSTLSQLIVFDEFYNKIQIVRDVTIIDSPVYPYRGILLDTSRNYIDKATILRTIEGMGMSKLNTFHWHITDSHSFPYVSKTLPKMSKYGAYSPQKIYTPDDVKEIVEYGLVHGVRILPELDAPAHVGEGWQWVGDDATVCFKAEPWNKYCVEPPCGQLNPASEKVYEILEGIYGDMIEDFKPDIFHMGGDEVNMTCWNSSLVITDWMKKIQGWNLKMDSFIDLWALFQERAYEKLKKANGGKDLHVVLWTSGLTTDKNLMKLDPKRYIIQVWTSGDDMTIGRLAEGNYKMIISNYDALYLDCGLSAWVGEGTNWCSPYKGWQKIYKNSPLELLKRQGYESKKHLILGGEAALWSEQVDSTSVDSRLWPRAAAMAERLWGEPETSWSQAEQRMLRHRERLVSRGILADSLEPEWCLQNQGHCYAQE; this is encoded by the exons atgaatagAATTAGAGCCAGATCTACtggtaatataatttttgcttGTATTGGTATTGCtggtataataattatatttcgatTACTAAGTGTACAAGTTGATGCAGATCATTCAGAGTCTTCAGAGTTATTAGAATACAA tTCACCTTGGCATTATGAGTGCATCAATGGTTTCTGCAGTAAAACAGAAAAaactttatcaacaaaaaaccCAGTATCATTGGATGTTTGCCAATTATTTTGTGGTGATGGTGGTACATTGTGGCCAAAACCAACTGGTCTTGTATCACTTGGTGAATATGTTGCTCATATTGATccagataaaataattttacatggtATTGATGGTGGTTCATCTGctggtaaattaattgaaaaaaatattgatattttaaaacaacatattaaaaaaattggtaataaTCCAATTAAAATTGGTGGCCTTGGTCTTACAATTAGTATTGTTGGTTTGATTGATCCggataatgttaaaataactCTTGAAACTAAAGAAAGCTATTCTCTAAAAATAActcgagaaaataaaaaaatg ataaGTGTGGCTATAGAAGCAGAAAGTTATTTTGGTATTAGAAATGGTTTTTCTACTCTATCACAGCTGATAgtgtttgatgaattttacaataaaattcaaattgttaGAGATGTTACAATTATAGATTCTCCAGTATATCCATATCGAGGGATTCTCTTGGATACGTCGAGAAATTATATCGACAAAGCAACAATACTACGTACTATTGAAGGAATGGGTATGTCCAAGTTGAATACCTTCCACTGGCATATTACAGACTCACACAGTTTTCCTTATGTCAGTAAAACACTGCCAAAAATGTCAAAGTATGGTGCTTACTCtccacaaaaaatttatacaccTGATGATGTCAaagaaattgttgaatatGGTCTTGTTCATGGTGTAAGAATTCTTCCAGAGCTTGATGCACCAGCTCATGTTGGTGAAGGCTGGCAGTGGGTTGGTGATGATGCAACTGTTTGCTTTAAAGCTGAACCTTGGAATAAATATTGTGTTGAACCACCATGTGGACAATTAAATCCAGCATCAGAAAaagtttatgaaattttagaaGGAATTTATGGTGATATGATTGAAGATTTCAAGCCAGATATATTTCACATGGGTGGTGATGAAGTTAATATGACCTGTTGGAATTCATCACTTGTTATAACAGattggatgaaaaaaattcaaggctggaatttaaaaatggaTAGCTTCATTGATCTTTGGGCATTATTTCAAGAAAGAGCatatgaaaaactaaaaaaagcCAATGGTGGAAAAGATTTGCATGTGGTACTTTGGACAAGTGGATTAActactgataaaaatttaatgaaattagaTCCTAAAAGATATATTATTCAAGTGTGGACAAGTGGAGATGACATGACAATTGGAAGACTTGCTGagggaaattataaaatgattatttcgAATTATGATGCATTGTATCTTGATTGTGG gTTGAGTGCTTGGGTTGGTGAAGGGACAAACTGGTGTTCACCTTACAAAGGTTggcaaaaaatttacaaaaattctcCATTGGAATTGCTCAAGAGGCAGGGTTATGAGTCCAAAAAACACCTGATTCTTG GTGGTGAAGCTGCATTGTGGTCAGAGCAAGTAGACAGTACTTCAGTTGATTCAAGACTCTGGCCAAGAGCAGCAGCAATGGCTGAGAGACTCTGGGGTGAACCAGAAACAAGCTGGTCTCAAGCTGAACAAAGAATGCTTAGACATCGTGAACGACTAGTCAGTCGAGGCATTCTTGCAGACAGCTTGGAACCAGAGTGGTGCTTACAAAATCAAGGCCACTGTTATGCTcaagaataa
- the LOC122860799 gene encoding secretin receptor-like isoform X3, translated as MNEEDIDVFIKNQKDLCNFVLTQHVLNVSNYCSSSFDGLLCWPITKKGMLATQQCPPKFVMGYKNSGNPLATKQCMPTGKWYENHESVKWSNYSLCKPPSGFYVTAITNIEIHHSEYENIYNSSILHKWVPIIKNVANVGYTSSLCTLIIAMIIFSLLRKLRNPRNRLHMHMFGSFIMRASMSILKNWLFIDGVGMSWDMVIVDDQTTFIKEKINWFCKVITSLWQYSIVANYAWILMEGLYLHNLIFLSFCGEKSDINYYIFSGWIFPAIVVSCWITVRIFFEDTFCWTTHDNPTLSYIIQIPIMLSTVINFFLFINLVRVLLIKMKISNHLQRKKMQYKQWARSTLILIPLFGAHYTIVMGLSYSEDPRIELIWIFWDQLFSSFQGCFVACLYCLLNSEVRDEIKRAWQVKKLRHDSMKLSSRNRTRSKHSSSSSSSLP; from the exons atgaacgAAGAAGATATTGAtgtctttataaaaaatcaaaaagacttgtgcaattttgttttaactCAAC atgttTTAAATGTTTCTAATTATTGTTCATCGTCATTTGATGGACTTCTATGTTGGCCAATAACTAAAAAAGGAATGTTAGCAACACAACAATGTCCACCAAAATTTGTGATGGGTTATAAAAATTCTGGTAATCCATTGGCGACAAAACAATGCATGCCAACTGGTAAATGGTATGAAAATCATGAATCAGTTAAATGGAGTAATTATAGTCTTTGTAAACCACCGTCTGGATTTTATGTTACCGCTATTACAAATATTGAAATCCATCATTCTGAATATGAGAATATTTacaattcatcaattttacat AAATGGGtaccaattataaaaaatgttgcAAATGTTGGTTACACATCGTCACTTTGTACATTAATAATAGcaatgattatattttcattactaCGAAAACTTCGTAATCCACGTAATCGCTTACACATGCATATGTTTGGATCATTTATAATGCGTGCATCAatgtcaatattaaaaaattggctATTCATTGATGGTGTTGGTATGTCCTGGGACATGGTTATTGTCGATGATCAAACAActtttatcaaagaaaaaata aaTTGGTTTTGCAAGGTAATAACGAGTCTTTGGCAATATTCAATTGTCGCAAATTATGCTTGGATATTGATGGAAGGATTGTATCTTcataatcttatttttttatcattttgtggTGAAAAAtctgatattaattattatattttttcgggTTGGATATTCCCAGCAATTGTTGTTTCATGTTGGATCACtgttagaattttttttgaagatacATTTTGCTGGACAACTCATGATAATCCTACACTTTCTTACATCATTCAGATACCAATTATGCTGTCAACTGTG attaatttttttcttttcattaatCTCGTGAGGGTCCTTttgattaaaatgaaaatatccaATCATCtccaacgaaaaaaaatgcaatacaa aCAATGGGCTAGATCAACTCTAATTCTAATTCCACTTTTTGGTGCTCATTATACAATTGTTATGGGTCTGTCGTATTCAGAAGATCCTcgtattgaattaatttggaTTTTTTGGGATCaactattttcatcatttcaa GGATGTTTTGTGGCTTGCTTGTATTGTCTACTAAACAGTGAAGTTCgtgatgaaattaaaagagCCTGGCAAGTCAAAAAATTACGTCATGATTCAATGAAATTATCAAGTCGTAATCGTACAAGGAGTAAACATAGTAGTTCCAGCAGTTCATCATTACCATAA